A window of candidate division TA06 bacterium genomic DNA:
GCCGATGAGCTGATCGCCGCCGGCCAGGTTGCGGTCAACGGGAAAAAAGTGACCGAGCTGGGCACGGCGATACTTCCCTCCCGCAGCACGGTCAGGGTCGGGGGCAAGCACATCAACCCGCCCAAGGCGCACCAATACTGGGTCTTCAACAAGCCCAGGGGCTACCTCTGCAGCCGGGGCGACCCTTTTGGCCGGCCCACCATCTACGATGCAGTACCATTCTACCTGAAGAACTTGAAATACGCCGGGCGCCTGGACTTAGACAGCGAGGGCCTGATGATAATGACCGACGACGGCGAGCTGATAGAACAATTGACCCATCCTAAAAATCAGATTAAACGGACCTACGTGGTCTGGGTGCAGGGCCTGGTGCAGAAGTCCGAGCTAGACAAACTGAAACAGGGGGTGAAATACGAGGGTGAAAAATACGCCCCGGCCCCGGCCAAGGTGCTGCGCTACGACCAGCGGTCCCAAAACACTTTTCTGGAGATCAGCATCCGGGAGGGCAAGAAGCGCGAGATCAAGATGATGATCCGGGCGGTGGGGCGCCAGGTGCTGGAGCTTAAAAGGATAACCTTCGGGCCGGTACGGCTGGAATACCTGCCGCTGGGCCAGGCCCGGCGGATGACGGACGAGGAGCTGGCCCAACTGAAAAGAGGGCGGAAGGAATGACTTCCGCCCTCTTTTTTATAACCGGAGTTTCTTATTTGCCACAAAAAAGCACATAAAACACAAAAGCGTAATAGCGTTACTACGTAATAACGTTAAACGGGTTTATTTTGTGCCCCTTGTGCTTTTTGTGGTAAAATAATAATATAGGACTAAAATAGTCTTATTTAACCAACCGCCGCTATTTTACCGGATAGACCCAGCCGTGCTTGTCCGGCAGCCGGCCGGTCTGGATGCCGGTCAGGGTCTCAAAAAACTTTTTGGCCCAGGGCCCGGCCTTCTTGCCCACCACGTATTCCTGGCCCTTGTAGTTTATCTTGCCCACCGGGCTGATCACCGCGGCGGTGCCGGCCGCGAACACTTCGGTTACTTTCTGAAAGCGGATGCCGTCTACCGCTTCATCTATTGTTATCAAACGCTGTTCGGTTCTTAAGCCCAGGTCCTCGGCCAGTCTTAAAACCGAGCGCCGGGTGATGCCGCTTAAGATGCTGCCGGAGAGGGGAGGGGTGACCAGCACATTTTCCACCACAAAAAAGATGTTCATGGCGCCCACTTCTTCGATATAGCGGTGTTCCTTGGCGTCTAACCACAGCACCTGACTGTAACCCCGGTCCTTGGCCTGCTGGGAAGCCAGCAGACTGGCCGCATAATTGCCGCCGGTCTTGGCCTCGCCGGTGCCGCCCAAGGCCGCCCGGGTAAAGCTGTCCGAGACCCACAGGCCCACCGGGTTGAAACCCTCGGGGAAATAAGGACCGACGGGCGAGAGAATGATGTAGAACAAGTATTCATCTGAGGCCTTGACCCCCAGCGCGGCCTCGGTGCCGATCACGGTCGGCCGGATGTAAAGCGAGCAGCCCTCGGCGGCGGGAATCCAGCGCTCCTCCAGCTTCACCAGCTCGCAGACCGCCTGAATGATATCCTCCACCGGGATCTCAGGCATGCAGATCCGGCGCATTGAATTGTTCAGCCTTTTGGCGTTCTCCTCGGGACGGAAAAGCAGAATCCTTCCGTCCGGGGACTTGTAGGCCTTCTGTCCTTCAAAGACCTCCTGGCTGTAGTGGAAGACATTGGCCGCCGGGTCCAGGGCCAGCGGCTGGTAGGGCTTGATCTCGGGGTTGTGCCAGCCCAGTTTACGGTTGAAGGACATGGTAAACATGTAATCGGTAAAGGTGCGTCCGAACTGAAGCTTTAAGGGATCGGAATAGAGGGGTTTCAATTTTTCTTTTGGCAGCAGGGTGGTTTGAATGTTCATTTTAAGGCACTTAAATATTAAAGATGAAATGATCGCTCAATTATAAAACTTAATCTTCCAAAAGTCAAACAAAAATCGGGGAAATGTTAGGAATTGTTTCACGTGAAACAACGGGTGAAAACCAAAGGCAGAAAACGGAAAACAAATTGTTTCACGTGAAACAATTTGATTCGGCCAAGATTGTCTCCCAAAAATATCATTTAAGAGCGGCATAAAAGCGGTTGTTCCTTGTTTTAAAAAACAGAATATGATATGATTATACTCAATATGTCAAACAAATACGATGTAATAGTGATCGGCGGCGGGCATGCCGGGATTGAGGCGGCCCTGGCCTGCGCCAAAATGGGATTAAGCACGGCGCTGTTTACCATGTCGCTGGACAGGATCGGCTGGATGTCGTGTAACCCATCCATCGG
This region includes:
- a CDS encoding branched-chain amino acid aminotransferase, which codes for MNIQTTLLPKEKLKPLYSDPLKLQFGRTFTDYMFTMSFNRKLGWHNPEIKPYQPLALDPAANVFHYSQEVFEGQKAYKSPDGRILLFRPEENAKRLNNSMRRICMPEIPVEDIIQAVCELVKLEERWIPAAEGCSLYIRPTVIGTEAALGVKASDEYLFYIILSPVGPYFPEGFNPVGLWVSDSFTRAALGGTGEAKTGGNYAASLLASQQAKDRGYSQVLWLDAKEHRYIEEVGAMNIFFVVENVLVTPPLSGSILSGITRRSVLRLAEDLGLRTEQRLITIDEAVDGIRFQKVTEVFAAGTAAVISPVGKINYKGQEYVVGKKAGPWAKKFFETLTGIQTGRLPDKHGWVYPVK
- a CDS encoding rRNA pseudouridine synthase is translated as MEQKVRLNKFLSQCGAASRRQADELIAAGQVAVNGKKVTELGTAILPSRSTVRVGGKHINPPKAHQYWVFNKPRGYLCSRGDPFGRPTIYDAVPFYLKNLKYAGRLDLDSEGLMIMTDDGELIEQLTHPKNQIKRTYVVWVQGLVQKSELDKLKQGVKYEGEKYAPAPAKVLRYDQRSQNTFLEISIREGKKREIKMMIRAVGRQVLELKRITFGPVRLEYLPLGQARRMTDEELAQLKRGRKE